AACTTCCGCCTTGCGGTACTATATCCCCTATTGCCTTTGTGCAGTTTATGTGGGGAGTAGTGCAGGTCAAAAAACATGACAAATGAGATCAATTTAATTGCTATAGCCGAACAATTCACCTCTCAAGGTCAGGTTACGAGGATTCAATCATTGGGAAATGGTAATATTAATGACACTTTTCTGGTAAATCTGGATTCCCCAGAGAAAAAGCATTTTGTGCTGCAACGCATCAATACGCAAGTGTTTGGGCAGCCAGAACTGGTTATGCAGAATATGCGTATTTTAACAGATCATGTGAGCCAGAACCTAAAACTTACCCCTGCCAATCGGCGCTGGGAGGTTCCTCGCGTGTTATTAACTCAGGATGGTCAAAACCTCTGGAGAGACGAAAATAATGGCTGCTGGCGGGCTATCAGCTTTGTAGACAACGCCCAATCATTTGACACTTTGGCGGATAATTCCCACGCCCCAGAAATCGGCTATGCTTTGGGAATGTTCCACAATCTCATCAGTGATTTACCCCCGGCAAAACTCGCTGATACTTTACCAGGATTTCATATTACACCAATTTATCTTCAGCAGTACGAGGATATACTGACAAAAACTCAACCGCAGACATCCCCAGAGATTAACTATTGCTTACAATTTGTCAGCAGTAGAACTACCTTTGCACATATCTTAGAAGATGCCAAAGCTACAGGTAAATTGCCACTCCGCCTGATCCACGGCGACCCCAAAATTAATAATGTGTTGTTTGATACTGCCACACAGAAAGCAGTTAGCATTATCGACCTCGACACCGTAAAGCCGGGACTAATACATTACGACATTGGCGACTGTTTGCGGTCTGGTTGCAATCTGGCGGGAGAAGAAACAGACCAATGGCAAAACGTTTCTTTTAATACAGATTTATGTCAGGGAATTTTACAGGGTTATCTTGATGTTGCTCAAGCTTTTCTCACCGAAAATGACTATACCTACATTTACGCTGCTATTCGTTTGATTAGCTTTGAGTTAGGACTGAGATTCTTTACGGACTATTTAGCTGGGAATGTATACTTTAAAATTAAGTATCCAGAACATAACTTAGCCAGGGCGTTAGTTCAGTTTAAGCTGACTGAGAGTATTGAAGCTCAAGAAACCAAGATTCGCCAAATTATCGCAGATTTGAAATGAAAAATCAGGAATTTTCTCTAAAACCGTTTCCCTCTCCGGAATCTTGGCCTAATTTGCAAATTACAGGTAATATTGCTCGATATGCAAATAAACTTAGCCTCCGTTATCAGCTGACGGGTGATTTAAACCAAGTCGTGATTCCTCAATTATCAGATACACCAGAGCGCAAGCCTGAACTATGGGAAAATACTTGTTTTGAGTTTTTTATTGGTATTAAAGATTCTGAGTATTGGGAATTCAACCTTTCCCCCACCGGACATTGGAATGTTTATCATTTTGATGGCTATCGTCAAGGAATGCAAGAGGAAACAGCCTTTCATATCCTCCCGTTTCTTGTCCAGAAGCAAGCTGATAGTTTCACACTGGTTTTGGATGTGGATTTGGGTAAAATATTGGTGAGAGAACAAGAAATAAGTGTTGCGATTACTACAGTAGTTAAAGATAAAAATAGTAATGTTACTTACTGGGCGTTAGCTCATTCAGGAGTAAACCCTGACTTTCATCTGCGAGATAGTTTTATGATTTCGTTGTGATGATGTTGGTAGCAGACACAATGTTTGTGTAGCAGGGAATTATATTTGCCTGATCTGGGAAAATATCTTTGGAGAGCGATCGCCATCATCTGGTATCGTGGGCATTGGGTAGCAAATAATTAGCCATTAATGATATAATTAAACACACACAGAATGAAGTTACTGCGTGGTCACTAGGAGATTAATATCAACAAAATATATATGTGTAAGTAGGTAAACAAAAAAAATTAAAGGTGTGTAAAGATAAGTAAATACGGAAAAACATATATTAGGGTGATGTAAATATGGGGTCAAGGTTAAGGATATTCCTGACAAAAAAACAAGATAGAGAGTTGTTTGACCTGAGAACAGCGAAAGTACCGCAGAAAGTAAAAGATAGAGCTGAAGTAATCAGATTAAATGCAGATGGTTGGTATGTGGAAAAAATAGCGGCTCACTTTGATTGGGGAGAGCAAACAGTAAGAGTCGTGTTGAATAAGTGGGAAAAAGAAGGAATAGAAGGACTCCATGAGTTACCAGGTCGAGGGAGAAAGCCAAAATTGGTGGAAGCTGACATTGAATATTTAGAAAAATGCTTGAAAGAAGAAGCACAAACTTATAACAGTAAGCAATTAGCAGAAAAACTGGATAAAGAGCGTGGGATAAAAGTAAGTACCAACACAATCAGACGGGGACTAAAAAAAAAGGGGTGATTTGGAAGCGGATAAGAATAAGTCATCAAGCAAAACAAGATCCAGTGACTCGTGCAAATAAACAAGCAGATATGGATATGTTAGAACTGGCTGCGGCTAGTGGAGAAATAGACCTAAAATATTTGGATGAATCAGGATTTTCAGCTTGGAGTGATTCAGGTTATACATACTATCAAAAAGGAGAACAAAAAAAGCTCGAACAAACAAAAAGACGTGGACGCAGAATCAGTATTATTGGGCTATTTCAGCCATTAATTAGCTTTATTTATGGTCTAGTA
The window above is part of the Nodularia spumigena CCY9414 genome. Proteins encoded here:
- a CDS encoding IS630 family transposase (programmed frameshift), which produces MGSRLRIFLTKKQDRELFDLRTAKVPQKVKDRAEVIRLNADGWYVEKIAAHFDWGEQTVRVVLNKWEKEGIEGLHELPGRGRKPKLVEADIEYLEKCLKEEAQTYNSKQLAEKLDKERGIKVSTNTIRRGLKKGVIWKRIRISHQAKQDPVTRANKQADMDMLELAAASGEIDLKYLDESGFSAWSDSGYTYYQKGEQKKLEQTKRRGRRISIIGLFQPLISFIYGLVIGGVKRSSYIKMMEQEAQEASESKRMRVIVQDNGPIHCCKEVQALWTKWEQMGLYMFFLPKYCSEMNPIELEWQHLKRDEIAGKMFEDELELAYAVMDGVETRGKKGKHRTERTKFNKAN
- a CDS encoding phosphotransferase enzyme family protein — its product is MTNEINLIAIAEQFTSQGQVTRIQSLGNGNINDTFLVNLDSPEKKHFVLQRINTQVFGQPELVMQNMRILTDHVSQNLKLTPANRRWEVPRVLLTQDGQNLWRDENNGCWRAISFVDNAQSFDTLADNSHAPEIGYALGMFHNLISDLPPAKLADTLPGFHITPIYLQQYEDILTKTQPQTSPEINYCLQFVSSRTTFAHILEDAKATGKLPLRLIHGDPKINNVLFDTATQKAVSIIDLDTVKPGLIHYDIGDCLRSGCNLAGEETDQWQNVSFNTDLCQGILQGYLDVAQAFLTENDYTYIYAAIRLISFELGLRFFTDYLAGNVYFKIKYPEHNLARALVQFKLTESIEAQETKIRQIIADLK
- a CDS encoding DOMON-like domain-containing protein; the protein is MKNQEFSLKPFPSPESWPNLQITGNIARYANKLSLRYQLTGDLNQVVIPQLSDTPERKPELWENTCFEFFIGIKDSEYWEFNLSPTGHWNVYHFDGYRQGMQEETAFHILPFLVQKQADSFTLVLDVDLGKILVREQEISVAITTVVKDKNSNVTYWALAHSGVNPDFHLRDSFMISL